One window of Ziziphus jujuba cultivar Dongzao chromosome 5, ASM3175591v1 genomic DNA carries:
- the LOC107403691 gene encoding phosphatidylinositol/phosphatidylcholine transfer protein SFH8-like isoform X1, which translates to MSGPLDRFARPCFEGFSGHDERKERKSDFENSEDDKRTRIGNLKKKAMHASSKFRRSLKKKNRRKSGTLNSVSIEDIRDVEELQVVDAFRQALILEELLPPRYDDYHMLLRFLTARKFDIEKAKHMWANMIQWRKEYGTDTILEDFEFNELDEVLNYYPQGYHGVDKEGRPVYIERLGKVDANKLMNVTTLERYVRYHVREFERCFAIKFPACSIAAKRHIDSSTTILDVQGVGFKNLTKHARDLIMRLQKIDNDNYPETLCRMFIINAGPGFKLLWNTVKSFLDPRTTTKIHVLGNKYQSKLLEIIDASELPEFLGGNCTCSDQGGCMRSDKGPWKDPNILKMILSGEAQCSRQIVTVSTSEGRVIACDKPRFPMVRSSDTSTAESGSEVEEMASPKSSLSYLRPRLTPVCEETRGVGKASSAGGLSEYDEHVPMVDKAVDSAWEKQVSRQNPSVSGGPTSLPIVVKAPEGICAYICSVVLSIFLALVTFIRSATLWVAKKPPYTVSETSYDSPNLAIESVPVEDFRPPSPAPKLTRADLLSCAFKKLGELEEKVDMLQAKPFEMPYEKEELLNAAVCRVDALEAELIATKKALYDALMRQEELLAYIDRQEQAKFQQKKKFCW; encoded by the exons ATGTCTGGTCCACTTGATCGATTCGCTAGGCCTT GCTTTGAGGGGTTCTCTGGCCATgatgaaaggaaagaaaggaaatcaGATTTTGAAAACTCAGAGGATGACAAGCGCACAAGAATTGGGAACCTGAAAAAGAAAGCAATGCATGCATCAAGTAAATTCAGACGTTCTCTTAAGAAAAAGAATAGGAGGAAAAGTGGAACCCTTAATTCTGTTTCTATTGAGGATATTCGCGATGTTGAGGAGCTGCAGGTTGTAGATGCATTTCGACAGGCACTTATCTTGGAGGAGTTGCTACCTCCAAGATATGACGACTATCATATGTTGTTGAG ATTCTTGACAGCAAGAAAGTTTGATATTGAGAAAGCTAAGCACATGTGGGCCAACATGATTCAGTGGCGGAAGGAGTATGGTACTGACACTATTTTGGAG GATTTTGAGTTCAACGAATTGGATGAAGTTCTAAACTACTATCCTCAGGGTTATCATGGTGTGGACAAGGAAGGACGTCCTGTTTACATTGAAAGATTGGGAAAAGTTGATGCCAACAAGCTTATGAATGTGACCACTTTGGAACGGTATGTGAGATACCATGTAAGGGAGTTTGAAAGGTGTTTTGCAATCAAGTTTCCAGCATGCTCTATTGCTGCAAAGAGACACATAGATTCAAGTACAACGATCTTAGATGTTCAAGGCGTG GGATTTAAAAATCTAACGAAACATGCACGGGATCTCATCATGCGATTACAAAAGATTGATAATGACAACTATCCCGAG ACACTTTGTCGGATGTTTATAATAAATGCTGGTCCTGGTTTTAAACTTCTCTGGAACACAGTTAAATCATTTCTTGATCCAAGAACAACCACAAAGATTCAT GTTCTTGGTAATAAGTACCAGAGCAAATTGCTTGAAATAATCGATGCGAG CGAGTTGCCAGAATTTTTGGGTGGTAACTGTACCTGTTCCGATCAAGGAGGTTGTATGAGGTCTGATAAGGGGCCATGGAAAGATCCAAACATATTGAAG ATGATACTTAGCGGTGAAGCACAATGTTCCAGACAAATTGTAACAGTTTCAACCAGTGAGGGCAGAGTTATTGCTTGTGATAAGCCTCGTTTTCCTATG GTGAGGAGTAGTGATACTTCTACTGCTGAGTCAGGATCGGAAGTGGAAGAAATGGCTTCTCCCAAGTCAAGTTTGAGCTATTTACGACCTAGGTTGACTCCTGTTTGTGAGGAG ACAAGGGGGGTTGGTAAGGCAAGCAGTGCTGGTGGCTTGTCTGAGTATGACGAACATGTTCCTATGGTAGACAAGGCTGTCGATTCAGCTTGGGAGAAACAAGTGTCACGTCAGAATCCTTCTGTTTCTGGAG GACCAACTTCTCTGCCAATTGTAGTAAAAGCTCCAGAAGGAATATGTGCTTATATCTGCTCTGTGGTTTTGTCAATCTTTCTTGCTCTTGTTACTTTCATCCGATCAGCCACATTGTGGGTGGCCAAGAAGCCCCCTTACACTGTGTCTGAAACTAGCTATGACAGTCCTAACCTGGCTATTGAATCAGTTCCAGTGGAGGATTTCCGTCCTCCATCACCAGCTCCAAAGTTAACAAGAGCAGATCTCCTTTCATGTGCTTTCAAAAAGCTTGGTGAGCTTGAAGAGAAGGTAGATATGCTACAGGCAAAGCCATTTGAAATGCCCTATGAGAAAGAGGAGCTGCTAAATGCTGCTGTTTGTCGTGTGGATGCATTAGAAGCAGAGCTAATTGCTACAAAAAAG
- the LOC107420501 gene encoding bifunctional nuclease 2 — MVMGSLQGPVISPTVQAKRAGLYTVPTLGTFERARLLRNELWGFKGIGGKITKAGFPSRQLNVRKCKTIQCTFSSSSNGNGSMAENFNENDEDYVNSSVLEAVEVKSGIDGFMIKMRDGRHLRCVHNNPQGGHLPDYAPHPAIVLKMEDGTGLLLPIIVLEMPSVLLMAAVRNVQIARPTLYQVVKEMIDKMGYEVKLVRVTKRVHEAYFAQLYLTKVGDETESVSFDLRPSDAINIAVRCKVPIQVNKYLAYSDGMRVIESGKLTTQTLASDGFLFTELDRPSGKPCVEAKEFDLVRNMLIAAVEERYRDAAQWRDKLTQLRARRNLT; from the exons ATGGTGATGGGGTCTCTGCAAGGACCAGTTATTAGTCCCACTGTTCAGGCTAAACGAGCCGGACTTTACACTGTGCCAACGTTGGGTACCTTCGAAAGGGCTAGGCTTCTTAGAAATGAGTTGTGGGGATTCAAAGGAATCGGCGGCAAAATCACAAAGGCAGGTTTTCCTTCCCGCCAATTAAATGTGCGAAAATGCAAGACAATTCAATGCACTTTCAGTTCATCCTCTAATGGGAATGGAAGCATGGCtgaaaatttcaatgaaaatgatgaagatTACGTGAACTCCAGCGTACTCGAAGCTG TTGAAGTGAAGAGTGGAATAGATGGTTTCATGATTAAAATGAGGGACGGTAGACACTTAAGATGCGTACATAACAATCCTCAGGGTGGGCACCTGCCAGATTACGCTCCGCATCCTGCAATTGTGTTGAAAATGGAAGATGGGACCGGTCTTCTTCTCCCAATAATTGTTT TGGAGATGCCAAGTGTGTTGCTTATGGCAGCAGTGCGCAATGTTCAAATT GCTAGGCCTACCCTTTATCAAGTGGTGAAGGAGATGATCGACAAGATGGGTTATGAA GTTAAACTTGTTAGAGTTACAAAGAGAGTGCATGAGGCATATTTTGCTCAGTTGTACCTCACCAAG GTGGGTGATGAGACAGAGTCTGTCAGCTTTGACCTCCGACCTTCAGATGCAATCAATATTGCAGTAAGATGCAAG GTTCCAATACAAGTAAACAAGTACCTGGCATACAGTGATGGAATGAGAGTCATTGAATCTGGGAAGCTTACGACACAGACCCTTGCTTCAGATGGCTTTTTATTTACTGAACTGGATCG GCCAAGTGGTAAGCCTTGTGTTGAAGCAAAGGAGTTTGATCTTGTGCGCAACATGCTGATTGCAGCTGTTGAGGAACGCTATAGAGATGCTG CTCAGTGGAGGGACAAACTGACTCAACTTAGGGCCAGAAGAAACTTGACCTGA
- the LOC107403691 gene encoding phosphatidylinositol/phosphatidylcholine transfer protein SFH8-like isoform X2: MSGPLDRFARPCFEGFSGHDERKERKSDFENSEDDKRTRIGNLKKKAMHASSKFRRSLKKKNRRKSGTLNSVSIEDIRDVEELQVVDAFRQALILEELLPPRYDDYHMLLRFLTARKFDIEKAKHMWANMIQWRKEYGTDTILEDFEFNELDEVLNYYPQGYHGVDKEGRPVYIERLGKVDANKLMNVTTLERYVRYHVREFERCFAIKFPACSIAAKRHIDSSTTILDVQGVGFKNLTKHARDLIMRLQKIDNDNYPETLCRMFIINAGPGFKLLWNTVKSFLDPRTTTKIHVLGNKYQSKLLEIIDASELPEFLGGNCTCSDQGGCMRSDKGPWKDPNILKMILSGEAQCSRQIVTVSTSEGRVIACDKPRFPMVRSSDTSTAESGSEVEEMASPKSSLSYLRPRLTPVCEETRGVGKASSAGGLSEYDEHVPMVDKAVDSAWEKQVSRQNPSVSGGPTSLPIVVKAPEGICAYICSVVLSIFLALVTFIRSATLWVAKKPPYTVSETSYDSPNLAIESVPVEDFRPPSPAPKLTRADLLSCAFKKLGELEEKVDMLQAKPFEMPYEKEELLNAAVCRVDALEAELIATKKALYDALMRQEELLAYIDRQEQAKFQKKKFCW; the protein is encoded by the exons ATGTCTGGTCCACTTGATCGATTCGCTAGGCCTT GCTTTGAGGGGTTCTCTGGCCATgatgaaaggaaagaaaggaaatcaGATTTTGAAAACTCAGAGGATGACAAGCGCACAAGAATTGGGAACCTGAAAAAGAAAGCAATGCATGCATCAAGTAAATTCAGACGTTCTCTTAAGAAAAAGAATAGGAGGAAAAGTGGAACCCTTAATTCTGTTTCTATTGAGGATATTCGCGATGTTGAGGAGCTGCAGGTTGTAGATGCATTTCGACAGGCACTTATCTTGGAGGAGTTGCTACCTCCAAGATATGACGACTATCATATGTTGTTGAG ATTCTTGACAGCAAGAAAGTTTGATATTGAGAAAGCTAAGCACATGTGGGCCAACATGATTCAGTGGCGGAAGGAGTATGGTACTGACACTATTTTGGAG GATTTTGAGTTCAACGAATTGGATGAAGTTCTAAACTACTATCCTCAGGGTTATCATGGTGTGGACAAGGAAGGACGTCCTGTTTACATTGAAAGATTGGGAAAAGTTGATGCCAACAAGCTTATGAATGTGACCACTTTGGAACGGTATGTGAGATACCATGTAAGGGAGTTTGAAAGGTGTTTTGCAATCAAGTTTCCAGCATGCTCTATTGCTGCAAAGAGACACATAGATTCAAGTACAACGATCTTAGATGTTCAAGGCGTG GGATTTAAAAATCTAACGAAACATGCACGGGATCTCATCATGCGATTACAAAAGATTGATAATGACAACTATCCCGAG ACACTTTGTCGGATGTTTATAATAAATGCTGGTCCTGGTTTTAAACTTCTCTGGAACACAGTTAAATCATTTCTTGATCCAAGAACAACCACAAAGATTCAT GTTCTTGGTAATAAGTACCAGAGCAAATTGCTTGAAATAATCGATGCGAG CGAGTTGCCAGAATTTTTGGGTGGTAACTGTACCTGTTCCGATCAAGGAGGTTGTATGAGGTCTGATAAGGGGCCATGGAAAGATCCAAACATATTGAAG ATGATACTTAGCGGTGAAGCACAATGTTCCAGACAAATTGTAACAGTTTCAACCAGTGAGGGCAGAGTTATTGCTTGTGATAAGCCTCGTTTTCCTATG GTGAGGAGTAGTGATACTTCTACTGCTGAGTCAGGATCGGAAGTGGAAGAAATGGCTTCTCCCAAGTCAAGTTTGAGCTATTTACGACCTAGGTTGACTCCTGTTTGTGAGGAG ACAAGGGGGGTTGGTAAGGCAAGCAGTGCTGGTGGCTTGTCTGAGTATGACGAACATGTTCCTATGGTAGACAAGGCTGTCGATTCAGCTTGGGAGAAACAAGTGTCACGTCAGAATCCTTCTGTTTCTGGAG GACCAACTTCTCTGCCAATTGTAGTAAAAGCTCCAGAAGGAATATGTGCTTATATCTGCTCTGTGGTTTTGTCAATCTTTCTTGCTCTTGTTACTTTCATCCGATCAGCCACATTGTGGGTGGCCAAGAAGCCCCCTTACACTGTGTCTGAAACTAGCTATGACAGTCCTAACCTGGCTATTGAATCAGTTCCAGTGGAGGATTTCCGTCCTCCATCACCAGCTCCAAAGTTAACAAGAGCAGATCTCCTTTCATGTGCTTTCAAAAAGCTTGGTGAGCTTGAAGAGAAGGTAGATATGCTACAGGCAAAGCCATTTGAAATGCCCTATGAGAAAGAGGAGCTGCTAAATGCTGCTGTTTGTCGTGTGGATGCATTAGAAGCAGAGCTAATTGCTACAAAAAAG